TGGAGTCTTTCTCAGTTCCATGCTGCAAAATCGTCGACAAACCAAGATTTAAATACCGCGGGATGATGCTCGACTGTGCACGCCACTTTCACTCACTAGAGGATGTGAAGCGTTTAATCAACCAGCTCGCCCTATACAAGTTTAATGTTTTCCACTGGCACCTCACTGACGATGAAGGTTGGCGCATAGAGATAAAACAGCTGCCTAAACTGACCGACATTGGCGCATGGCGCGGTCTTAATGAAGCACTGGAACCTCAATATACCCATCTGGCACAGCGCTACGGTGGCTATTACACCCAACAAGAGATTCGTGAAGTGATCGCCTACGCCGAAAAGCGCGGCATTACAGTGATTCCAGAAATTGATATCCCGGGTCACTGCCGAGCAGCAATCAAATCTCTACCACAGATGTTGGTTGAGCAGGAAGATACAACCGCATACAAGAGTATTCAGCACTATACCGATAACGTACTTAACCCAGGGCTTAAAGGCACCTATCAGTTCCTAGATATTGTTATCGAAGAAGTCGCTGCTCTCTTTCCAAACAAGCTTATCCACATGGGCGCCGATGAAGTGCCACATGGCGTTTGGACAAACAGTCCTGCAGCTCAAGCAGTAATGAAAGAACACGGTTATCAAGACAGTAAAGAGCTGCAAGGTCACCTATTCCGCTATGCCGAAAACAAGCTCAAACAGCTTGGTAAAAAAATGGTCGGCTGGGAAGAAGCACAACACGGCGACAAGGTCAGCAAAGAGACCATCATCTACTCATGGCTAAGTGAAGAAGCCGCTGTCAATTGTGCTAGACAAGGCTTTGACGTGGTGCTGCAACCAGCTCAATTCACTTACCTCGACATGACACAAGATTTTGCACCAGAAGAACCTGGTGTCGACTGGGCTTCAGTGATTCCACTGGAACAAGCCTACAACTATGAGCCACTCGCGGAGATCTCTGACACTGACCCGATTCGAAAACGAATTCGCGGCATTCAGTGTGCGCTTTGGTGTGAAATTGTTACCCACCAACAGCGTATGGATTACATGGTATTCCCTCGGATCAGCGCACTAGCGGAAGGATGCTGGACCCACAAGAACAATCGTAACTGGCTGGATTACCTATCCCGCTTAAAAGGTCACTTACCTCTGCTTGAACGGTTAGATATTCACTACCGCTCACCTTGGTAAGAACACTAGAAAACCCATTAATTTCGGATACATAGCCACGAGGCTCTGAATCAATATTTGTAAGATTAACTGCCGGAGTGCAGTTTGTTAAAAAGGAAATAACAATGAAATACGGCTATTTCGACAACGAGAATCGCGAATACGTCATCACTCGCCCAGACGTACCGGCACCTTGGACTAACTACTTAGGTACCGAGAAGTTCTGTACGGTCATATCACACAACGCTGGCGGTTACTCGTTCTACAACTCACCAGAATATAACCGTGTTACTAAATTCCGTCCCAACGGCACCTTTGATCGTCCGGGACACTATGTCTACCTGCGTGATGATGAGACAGGTGATTACTGGTCTATCTCTTGGCAGCCAGTGGCTAAAAGCCTCGACGAAGCCAACTACGAGGTTCGTCACGGCCTGTCATACTCAAAGTTCAAATGTGAATACAGCGGCATTACCGCAACCAAAACGCTATTCGTTCCAAAGGGCGAAGATGCAGAAGTTTGGGACGTTGTACTAAAGAACAACACTGATAAGCCACGTACTATCAGCACATTCTCATTTGTAGAGTTCTCGTTCAGCCACATCCAATCAGACAACCAAAACCACCAGATGTCTCTGTACTCTGCGGGCACGTCTTACCAAGAAGGTGTAATTGAATACGATCTCTACTACAACACTAACGACTTTGAAGGCTTCTACTACCTAGCATCCACCTTCTCACCAGACAGCTACGACGGTCAGCGTGACACCTTCCTTGGCATGTACCGCGATGAAGCGAACCCAATTGCGGTTGAAAATGGTAAATGTTCGAACAGCGCGCAAACCTGTTACAACCACTGTGGTTCTCTGCATAAGCAATTTACCATTCAGCCAGGCGAAGAAGTTCGCTTTGCTTACGTACTAGGTATCGGCAAAGGCAACGGTGAGCGCCTACGTGAGAAATATCAAGACACTGCAAACGTAGATGCTGCGTTCCAAGGAATCAAAGATCACTGGGACGAGCGTTGCAACAAGTTCCAAGTTAAGTCTCCAAACGAAGGCTTAGATACCATGATCAACACCTGGACACTATACCAAGCAGAGACTTGTGTAGTGTGGTCGCGCTTTGCATCATTCATTGAAGTGGGCGGCCGTACTGGTCTTGGCTACCGTGATACCGCTCAGGACGCTATCTCTGTACCTCACGCAAACCCTAAGATGACACGTAAGCGCATTGTCGACCTACTACGCGGCCAAGTTAAAGCGGGCTACGGCCTACACCTATTCGATCCTGACTGGTTTGATCCAGAGAAAGCGGATGTTAAGCCTTCGAAATCACCAACGGTAGTGCCGACGCCATCAGACGACGACAAGATCCACGGCATTGAAGACACCTGTTCTGATGATCATTTATGGATCGTACCAACCATCATCAAATACGTGATGGAAACCGGTGAACATGAGTTCTTTGATGAAGTAATTCCTTACGCAGACGGCGGTGAAGCGACTGTCTACGAACACATGAAAGCAGCACTGAACTTCTCGGCAGAATACGTTGGTCAAACCGGTATCTGTAAAGGTCTACGTGCTGACTGGAATGACTGTCTGAACCTAGGTGGCGGTGAGTCATCTATGGTGTCGTTCCTACACTTCTGGGCTCTACAAGAGTTCCTAGATCTCGCTAAATTCCGCAATAACGACGCTGATGTTGAGAAATACACTGAAATGGCCGCGAACGTTCGTGAAGCGTGTGAAACACACCTGTGGGATGACGAAGGTGGCTGGTACATCCGTGGTCTAACAAAAGATGGCGATAAGATCGGTACTGCGCAACAAGCTGAAGGTCGTGTACACCTAGAGTCAAACACACTGGCAGTTCTATCTGGCGCAGTTTCTCAAGAGCGTGGCGAGAAGGCGATGGATGCTGTTGATGAGAATCTATTCTCTGAATACGGCCTGCACCTAAACTCTCCATCATTTGCGACACCAAACGATGATATCGGCTTCGTCACTCGCGTTTACCAAGGCGTAAAAGAGAATGGCGCAATCTTCTCTCACCCGAACCCATGGGCTTGGGTAGCAGAAGCGAAACTTGGTCGTGGTGACCGTGCAATGAAATTCTACGATGCACTTAACCCATACAACCAAAACGACATGATTGAAACACGCTACGCAGAACCGTACTCGTACGTGCAGTTCATCATGGGTAAAGACCACCAAGACCATGGCCGTGCTAACCACCCTTGGTTAACCGGTACCTCTGGTTGGGCATACTTTGCGGTAACCAACTTCATTCTTGGCGTTCGTACTGGCTTTGAAGGCTTAACCGTAGATCCTTGTATCCCAACAGATTGGCCAGAGTTTGAAGTGACTCGCCAATGGCGTGGTGCGACATACAACATCACGGTACAGAACCCGAATGCAGTAAGCAAAGGGGTGGCGTCTATCACCATCAATGGCGAAGCAGTCGAAGGTGCTATCCCAGTTCAGGCAGAAGGCAGCGTGAACGATGTTGTCGTCGTTCTAGGCTAATCGCGTAATTTAACCAATCGCTCTTGCCTCAGGTCATAAGTGACTTGAGGCAATGAAACTCAAAGGATTTTCACATGATTAAATTTGGTACGGGTGGCTGGCGCGCTTTCATAGGTGAAGAGTTCACTCGCGATAACGTCCGCTTGGTCGCTCAAGCACTGGCTAACATCATCAATGATGAAGATGCGGCACAAAATGGCTTTGTAATTGGCTACGATCGTCGCTTCTTATCTGATAAAGCAGCCTGCTGGTTTGCTGAAGTACTTGCTGCCAACAACATCAAAGTCAGCTTCATCGACAAGTTTGTTCCAACACCGATCGTGATGTTCCAAGCGAAAGAAATGGGCTGTACCTATTCGGCATGTATCACTGCCTCTCACAACCCGGCAGATTACAACGGCATTAAAGTATTCATCGAGGGTGGCCGCGATGCTGATGAGGTCATCACCGAAAAAATCGAACAGCAGATTGCTACGCTAACTAGCGAAGACGTTGTGCGCGTCGATTTCGAACAGGCGTTAAATGACAAAGAGATCGAAATCATCAACCCGATGAACGACTTTGTTGATTCGATCATCAACTTCATCGATATCGACGCGATCAAGAAAGCCAACCTTCGTGTTCTGATTGATCCTATGTTTGGTGTAGCTAAAAATGCGCTTCAAACTGTTCTTATCAACGGCCGTTGTGATGTGGACGTGATCAACGACGGTAAAAACCCAGACTTTGGCGGTTTGATGCCTTCACCGAGCGCAGCAACATTGTATCGCTTGAAACACTTGGTTGCGGCTGAAGGCTATGACATCGGTATTGGCACCGATGGCGATGCTGACCGCCTAGGTATTATCGATGAGAAAGGTAACTTCATTCACCCTAACGAAGTGCTACTGCTGCTTTACTACTACTTACTGGAATACAAGGGCTGGAAAGGCTCGGTAGTGCGGAACATTGCAACTACTCACCTACTCGATAAAGTCGCCGCTGACCACGGTGAAAAGAGCTTTGAGGTTCCAGTAGGCTTTAAGCACATTAGTTCTCAAATGGAAGCGGATGACTCTCTGATTGGTGGCGAAAGCTCAGGCGGCCTGACCATTCGTGGGCACATCAAGGGTAAAGATGGCGTATTCGCTTCAAGCTTGTTGGTTGAGATGATCAGTGTAACAGGCAAGAAGCTCTCAGAGCTGCTGGATGAGATCTACTCAAAGTACGGTTATGCATACACAGCCGAGGGGGATTGCACGTTCAAACCTTCTCAAAAAGAGGCGCTATACACCAAGATTTATGTAGAGAAACAGCTACCAGAGTTTGAATATGAGATTGAAAAAGTCAGCTACGAAGATGGAGCAAAAGTCTACTTCAAGAATGGTGGCTGGGTGATTGCTCGCTTCTCAGGAACCGAACCGTTGCTGCGTATATTTGCAGAAATGGAAGATAAAGACACTGCTGAACGTGTTCTTCAAAACATGAAAGCCTTCCTATCTTTGTAACTCCTTAAGGAAGGGTTTTATACCTAGATTTAACCCTATAGGTGAAGAACGCTTGCCCAGTATCCTACTTAGTCAGTTTGATACTGGGCTTTTTTATTCACATGAGATTGTTTGTTAAACGAACAGCTTAGAAAGCAAGAACGCCCTTGGTATCGACTTTCACTGTCACTGGCATGCCGACTTCCAGTGCTTCAGAAGAGGTCGCCAGCAGTTTCTGACCATGCGCTTCAATCACATAACGGCAATGGTCTCCCATAAACTGCTGCTCCAATACAGAGATAGCGCTGTCTTGCTCATAGCTAGCCAAGATATGCTGAGGTCTCAACAACAACTCACAGTCATTGCCCAACTCGATGTCCGTTTGAGATTTTGCCTCAACCACACCTAAGCTAGTTTCAAATTCATGTTCAGAGATACGCTGCGCATTCAGGTAGCTACCGCCACCTAAGAAGTCAGCAACAAACTTGCTCGAAGGGTGGAAATACAACTCCGAAGCAGAACCGTATTGTTCGATAACACCGTTGTTCATCACGGCCATTTTGTCAGCAAAAGCAAAAGCTTCTTCACGACTGTGCGTTACAAAGATCGCGGTAACACCCTGCTTCTTAAAGATCTTTCTGATCTGAGAAATCAGCTCATGTCGAACCTGAGTATCGATATTTGAAAACGGCTCATCAAGTAGCAGCAGATCAGGCTTATAAGCTAATGAGCGTGCGATAGCGACGCGTTGTTGTTGACCGCCTGATAGTTGGTGAGGGTAGCGCTCGCCGTACTCATCAAGGTGAACCAGCTCAAGCATCTCTCTAACCTTAGCCTGCTTCTCCTTCTCAGAAAGATCTCGCAAGCCAAAAGCCACGTTTTGATTTACCGTTAGGTGCGGGAAGAGCGCATAATCTTGAAAAATCATGCCAATGTTACGTTGCTCTGGTGGTAACCAATTTTTACCATCATCAATGGTTTGGCAATTAAGGTTCATGACACCACTGCTCAGCGGAAGCAGACCAGCAATCGCCTTTAGCAAGGTTGTTTTGCCACAACCACTGGCACCAAGCAGACATACAATCTCACCGTGCTCAACCTCTAAAGAGAGAGACTCTAAAACCGTCTGAGACTCATACTTACAAGTCAGGTCTTTAATTGATAATGCACAACTCATTAGTTTTTTTGCTCCAAAGAACGGTTAACGATGATAAGCGGAATCAATCCCACAAGAACCAGTAATACCGCAGGCATTGCGGCCAGTTCAAGGTGCTCATCCGAGGCGTAGTTATAAACATAGGTCGCAAGCGTTTCAAAGTTGAATGGACGCAGTAACAGTGCTGCATTCAGTTCTTTCATTGATTCAATAAACACCAGCAAACCAGCGATTAAGGCCCCACGCTTAATCAAAGGAAGGTGTACTCGGCGTAACATCTGGTTGGTGTTACAGCCCATAGTTTTCGACGCCATATCCAATGATGGAGAAACCTTACTCAGGCTACTTTCAATACTGCCGATGGCGACGGCCGAAAAACGCACCACCATCGCAAAAATAAGTGCGAACATTGAGCCAGAGAAGATAAGGCCTGGACGGCCCCATTCCATCGCTTTGGCAATATCATTCACCAAGTGATCCATAAACAGAACTGGAACCATAACACCGATAGCCAGCACCGTTCCTGGTACCGCGTAGCCCATAGAAGAGAGACGCATATAAGCAAGGTTACGCTTGCCCGGATTCACTCGCTGGTTGAAGTTAACAGTCAATGCCACCAGCACACCAATCACAGCGGCGAGAACGGAGACATTTAAACTGTTCATCGCATACTCTCTAAACTCGGCAGTCCAACTTTGAGCGAAGTATTTGTACGCGTAGATAAGTAGTTGACCTAACGGGAATAAGAAAGCGACACAAACCAATCCCCAACACCAGAACAGTGCTAACCACTTTTTCCAACCGTTCAACTGATAACGGAAATCTTCTCGGCTATTGAATTGGTTTTGAAATAGCTTCTGCTTGCGGCGGCTGTAGCGCTCTGAACTCAATAACAAGATCACGATAACTAGCATGATAGCCGAGATCTTGGCAGCAGCCGTGAGGCTAGAGTAACCAAGCCAAGTATCGTAAACCGCAGTAGTTAGCGTATTAACCGCAAAGTAGCTTACTGTACCGAAATCACCTACGGTTTCCATTGCAACAAGGGATAGGCCAACCGCCATCGACGGGCGAACCAAAGGCAGAGAAATACGACGGAAACTTTCCCATGGAGAACACTTCAGGAGTCGAGCAGATTGCAACAAAGAAACATTCTGCTCCATAAATGCAGCACGGCATAGCAGGTACACATAAGGATATAGAACCAAAGAAAGTACAATAATCGCACCGCTTAGGGTTCGGATATCTGGGAACCAATACTCACCCGGCCCCCACCCTGTGATATCACGCAGCAGAATCTGCACTGGTCCAGCGAAATCAAACCAATCGGTAAAGATATAACCTACGATGTAACCAGGCATCGCTAGAGGAAGTACTAGCGCCCATTGAAGGACCCGCTCGCCAGGGATACGGCACATTGCCATGATCCACGCTGAGGGAATACCAAAAATCAACGACAAACACATGGTACCGAACACTAAAACCACTGTGTTGTAGGCGTAGGTAGGCATCACTGTAGACATAAGATGAGAGAAGAGCTCATCCGTTTCACCAACAGCGGTTGTGAATATCGCTAAGATCGGAAAAACCAGCAGCAAAGCAATCACTCCACTACTGGTGTTCCATATATAATTCTTTTGTTTCATCGCTTAATTACAACGGAGAGGGATAACTCGAAAATGCGTTTGAAAATACATCTCATATCCTTTTAAAAACTAAGGGTAGTTATACCGATATCGCACTGTGACTGCAAGGCGCGAAGCTCAGAACTCACCAGTTCTAGGCGTTGCTTTGTATCAAAAAGTGACTTGCTTAAAAACAAAACAACCTCAAGTCCATAAAGTAGGAACTTGAGGTTGTTAATCAATCTAGGCCGCAGCCTACATCAATGAAATTAAAGGTCGAATTTAACTTCATCTAGAAGTTTGATTGCCGCTTCGTGGTGGTTAGCAATCTCGTCTAGAGAAATTGTATCTGCTTTGAACTCACCCCAAGATGCTACAAGCTCAGATGGTTTAACATCCGCTTTTACTGGGTATTCGTAGTTCACTTCAGCGTACATACCTTGTGCAGTGTTACCTGCTAGGAATTCCATTAGCTTAACAGCGTTCTCTTTGTTTGGAGAGTATTTCGCCATTGCCATACCAGAGATGTTTACGTGAGTGCCAGTCGTCTCTTGGTTAGGGAAGTTGATGTAAACAGCATCAGCCCAAGCTTTTTGCTCTTTATCGTTAACCATCTTACCTAGGTAGTAGCTGTTACCAAGAGAAACGTCACATAGACCTTCTTTGATAGCTTTAACTTGTGCACGGTCGTTACCTTGAGGCTTACGAGCTAGGTTTGCTTTAACGCCTTCTAGCCACTCTTTAGTTTCAGCTTCGCCTTTATGAGCAATCATAGAAGAAACTAGAGATACGTTGTATGGGTGCTTACCGCTACGAGTACAGATTTTACCTTTGAATTCTGGCTTAGCTAGATCTGCGTAAGTGAAGTCTTCACCTAGACGACCAACGCGGTCACGTGAAGAGTAAACGCTACGTGTACGAGTTGTAAGTGCAAACCATTCGTTGTCAGTATCTTGGTACTGAGCAGGAATGTTCTTCTCTAGTACATCACTCTCAACAGATTGAACAAGACCTTGCTTAGTTAGCTCAGAAAGACGGCTGATATCAACAGTTAAGATAACGTCAGCTGGGCTGTACTCGCCTTCTTGTGCTAGCTTTTCTGCTAGACCTTTCTTCGCGAACTTAACGTTTACTTTAATGCCCGTTTCTTTTGTGAACTCATTGAACATTGGCTCAACAAGGAAAGGTTGACGGTAAGAGTATACGTTCACTTCTTCTGCCGCAATTGCAGCTGTAGGTGCGATTGTTGCACAAGCTAAAGCAGAAAGAGTTAGCAGTTTTTTCATTGGTTCAATCCTTTTATGACATACAAATGATAATATTTATCAGTTTCATTATTATATTTAACGACTAGTGAAACACAACGTTAAAGATCAAAAAAACCTGCTCATCCGAGCAGGTTTCAAGTAGGTTAAATGTAAATCTTTGTAAATATTACTTCACAGATACGAACTCTGGGTAAGCACCAACACCACAGTCGTGCATATCCATACCTTCTAGCTCTTCGTCTTCGCTTACACGGATACCGATTGTTGCTTTTAGGATTGCCCACACTGCTAGACTTGCACCGAATACCCAAGCAAAGATTACTGCAGCACCGAATAGTTGAGCACCAAATGTTGCGTCAGCGTTGCTTAGTGGCACAGCCATTAGACCGAAGAAACCACACACACCGTGTACTGAGATAGCACCTACTGGATCATCAATCTTAGCTTTATCTAGAGCGATGATGCTGAATACCACTAGCGCACCAGAAACTGAACCGATAGCAACTGCGAATAGAGGTGATGGCGATAGTGGATCCGCTGTGATAGCCACTAGACCAGCCAACGCACCGTTCAATACCATGGTTAGGTCTGCTTTACCCCAAGTTGTCTTACACACGAGTAGTGCTGCGATTGCACCTGCGGCTGCTGCTGCGTTTGTGTTTAGGAAGATTTGACCCACTGCTGTTGCGTTTTCGAAGTCCGATACCATTAGCTGAGAACCGCCGTTAAAGCCGAACCAACCGAACCACAGGATGAATGTACCTAATGTTGCTAGTGGCATGTTTGAACCAGGAATTGGGTAGATTTCACCGTTTTTACCGTATTTACCTTTACGAGCACCTAGTAGAAGTACGCCAGCTAGAGCTGCTGCTGCACCTGCCATATGTACGATACCTGAACCTGCAAAGTCACTAAAGCCAGCTTCAGATAGGAAACCGCCACCCCATGTCCAGTAACCTTCCATTGGGTAGATGAACGCTGTCAGAACTACAGAGAAGATTAGGAATGACCATAGTTTCATGCGTTCAGCAACCGCACCAGATACGACTGACATTGCTGTTGCAACGAATACAACTTGGAAGAAGAAGTCAGACTCTAAAGAGTGATCCGCACCTTCACCTTGTGTACCAATCAGTGCACCAAAAGATGGCAACCAACCGCCTTCACCATTGTCGACATACATGATGTTGTAACCAACCACTAGGTAAGTAGTACATGCAATTGCATACAAACAAATGTTTTTGGTTAGGATTTCAGTCGTGTTCTTTGAACGTACAAGCCCTGCCTCAAGCATTGCAAAACCTGCCGCCATCCACATTACCAACGCACCTGAAATGAGGAAGAAAAAAGTGTCTAGTGCGTAACGTAA
The Vibrio pelagius genome window above contains:
- a CDS encoding beta-N-acetylhexosaminidase, with the protein product MNYRIDLAVLSEQKQNCRFGLTVHNLSDADIKTWSLHFAFDRFIVPESLSQGTLTQVGSYCTYTPNDCELKANNHYYFEFSIQSAPFRFLSDGLNDAFVQTHTNNETQILPVDISPIVLASPYRERTEVPQVDAAPLALIPQPNSVTIQNGLFPLNPNTALAITSALASDGGEWLKEELRTHFELSLPEQEVGAITFRANPTLDDAEYKLTVTEEAITAEAGSQSGFIHAAATLIQLIDQQGVESFSVPCCKIVDKPRFKYRGMMLDCARHFHSLEDVKRLINQLALYKFNVFHWHLTDDEGWRIEIKQLPKLTDIGAWRGLNEALEPQYTHLAQRYGGYYTQQEIREVIAYAEKRGITVIPEIDIPGHCRAAIKSLPQMLVEQEDTTAYKSIQHYTDNVLNPGLKGTYQFLDIVIEEVAALFPNKLIHMGADEVPHGVWTNSPAAQAVMKEHGYQDSKELQGHLFRYAENKLKQLGKKMVGWEEAQHGDKVSKETIIYSWLSEEAAVNCARQGFDVVLQPAQFTYLDMTQDFAPEEPGVDWASVIPLEQAYNYEPLAEISDTDPIRKRIRGIQCALWCEIVTHQQRMDYMVFPRISALAEGCWTHKNNRNWLDYLSRLKGHLPLLERLDIHYRSPW
- a CDS encoding GH36-type glycosyl hydrolase domain-containing protein, with product MKYGYFDNENREYVITRPDVPAPWTNYLGTEKFCTVISHNAGGYSFYNSPEYNRVTKFRPNGTFDRPGHYVYLRDDETGDYWSISWQPVAKSLDEANYEVRHGLSYSKFKCEYSGITATKTLFVPKGEDAEVWDVVLKNNTDKPRTISTFSFVEFSFSHIQSDNQNHQMSLYSAGTSYQEGVIEYDLYYNTNDFEGFYYLASTFSPDSYDGQRDTFLGMYRDEANPIAVENGKCSNSAQTCYNHCGSLHKQFTIQPGEEVRFAYVLGIGKGNGERLREKYQDTANVDAAFQGIKDHWDERCNKFQVKSPNEGLDTMINTWTLYQAETCVVWSRFASFIEVGGRTGLGYRDTAQDAISVPHANPKMTRKRIVDLLRGQVKAGYGLHLFDPDWFDPEKADVKPSKSPTVVPTPSDDDKIHGIEDTCSDDHLWIVPTIIKYVMETGEHEFFDEVIPYADGGEATVYEHMKAALNFSAEYVGQTGICKGLRADWNDCLNLGGGESSMVSFLHFWALQEFLDLAKFRNNDADVEKYTEMAANVREACETHLWDDEGGWYIRGLTKDGDKIGTAQQAEGRVHLESNTLAVLSGAVSQERGEKAMDAVDENLFSEYGLHLNSPSFATPNDDIGFVTRVYQGVKENGAIFSHPNPWAWVAEAKLGRGDRAMKFYDALNPYNQNDMIETRYAEPYSYVQFIMGKDHQDHGRANHPWLTGTSGWAYFAVTNFILGVRTGFEGLTVDPCIPTDWPEFEVTRQWRGATYNITVQNPNAVSKGVASITINGEAVEGAIPVQAEGSVNDVVVVLG
- a CDS encoding phosphoglucomutase/phosphomannomutase family protein, with translation MIKFGTGGWRAFIGEEFTRDNVRLVAQALANIINDEDAAQNGFVIGYDRRFLSDKAACWFAEVLAANNIKVSFIDKFVPTPIVMFQAKEMGCTYSACITASHNPADYNGIKVFIEGGRDADEVITEKIEQQIATLTSEDVVRVDFEQALNDKEIEIINPMNDFVDSIINFIDIDAIKKANLRVLIDPMFGVAKNALQTVLINGRCDVDVINDGKNPDFGGLMPSPSAATLYRLKHLVAAEGYDIGIGTDGDADRLGIIDEKGNFIHPNEVLLLLYYYLLEYKGWKGSVVRNIATTHLLDKVAADHGEKSFEVPVGFKHISSQMEADDSLIGGESSGGLTIRGHIKGKDGVFASSLLVEMISVTGKKLSELLDEIYSKYGYAYTAEGDCTFKPSQKEALYTKIYVEKQLPEFEYEIEKVSYEDGAKVYFKNGGWVIARFSGTEPLLRIFAEMEDKDTAERVLQNMKAFLSL
- a CDS encoding ABC transporter ATP-binding protein: MSCALSIKDLTCKYESQTVLESLSLEVEHGEIVCLLGASGCGKTTLLKAIAGLLPLSSGVMNLNCQTIDDGKNWLPPEQRNIGMIFQDYALFPHLTVNQNVAFGLRDLSEKEKQAKVREMLELVHLDEYGERYPHQLSGGQQQRVAIARSLAYKPDLLLLDEPFSNIDTQVRHELISQIRKIFKKQGVTAIFVTHSREEAFAFADKMAVMNNGVIEQYGSASELYFHPSSKFVADFLGGGSYLNAQRISEHEFETSLGVVEAKSQTDIELGNDCELLLRPQHILASYEQDSAISVLEQQFMGDHCRYVIEAHGQKLLATSSEALEVGMPVTVKVDTKGVLAF
- a CDS encoding ABC transporter permease, producing MKQKNYIWNTSSGVIALLLVFPILAIFTTAVGETDELFSHLMSTVMPTYAYNTVVLVFGTMCLSLIFGIPSAWIMAMCRIPGERVLQWALVLPLAMPGYIVGYIFTDWFDFAGPVQILLRDITGWGPGEYWFPDIRTLSGAIIVLSLVLYPYVYLLCRAAFMEQNVSLLQSARLLKCSPWESFRRISLPLVRPSMAVGLSLVAMETVGDFGTVSYFAVNTLTTAVYDTWLGYSSLTAAAKISAIMLVIVILLLSSERYSRRKQKLFQNQFNSREDFRYQLNGWKKWLALFWCWGLVCVAFLFPLGQLLIYAYKYFAQSWTAEFREYAMNSLNVSVLAAVIGVLVALTVNFNQRVNPGKRNLAYMRLSSMGYAVPGTVLAIGVMVPVLFMDHLVNDIAKAMEWGRPGLIFSGSMFALIFAMVVRFSAVAIGSIESSLSKVSPSLDMASKTMGCNTNQMLRRVHLPLIKRGALIAGLLVFIESMKELNAALLLRPFNFETLATYVYNYASDEHLELAAMPAVLLVLVGLIPLIIVNRSLEQKN
- a CDS encoding Fe(3+) ABC transporter substrate-binding protein; amino-acid sequence: MKKLLTLSALACATIAPTAAIAAEEVNVYSYRQPFLVEPMFNEFTKETGIKVNVKFAKKGLAEKLAQEGEYSPADVILTVDISRLSELTKQGLVQSVESDVLEKNIPAQYQDTDNEWFALTTRTRSVYSSRDRVGRLGEDFTYADLAKPEFKGKICTRSGKHPYNVSLVSSMIAHKGEAETKEWLEGVKANLARKPQGNDRAQVKAIKEGLCDVSLGNSYYLGKMVNDKEQKAWADAVYINFPNQETTGTHVNISGMAMAKYSPNKENAVKLMEFLAGNTAQGMYAEVNYEYPVKADVKPSELVASWGEFKADTISLDEIANHHEAAIKLLDEVKFDL
- a CDS encoding ammonium transporter; protein product: MELLTTVTELRYALDTFFFLISGALVMWMAAGFAMLEAGLVRSKNTTEILTKNICLYAIACTTYLVVGYNIMYVDNGEGGWLPSFGALIGTQGEGADHSLESDFFFQVVFVATAMSVVSGAVAERMKLWSFLIFSVVLTAFIYPMEGYWTWGGGFLSEAGFSDFAGSGIVHMAGAAAALAGVLLLGARKGKYGKNGEIYPIPGSNMPLATLGTFILWFGWFGFNGGSQLMVSDFENATAVGQIFLNTNAAAAAGAIAALLVCKTTWGKADLTMVLNGALAGLVAITADPLSPSPLFAVAIGSVSGALVVFSIIALDKAKIDDPVGAISVHGVCGFFGLMAVPLSNADATFGAQLFGAAVIFAWVFGASLAVWAILKATIGIRVSEDEELEGMDMHDCGVGAYPEFVSVK